A part of Capsicum annuum cultivar UCD-10X-F1 chromosome 6, UCD10Xv1.1, whole genome shotgun sequence genomic DNA contains:
- the LOC107875594 gene encoding protein ENHANCED DISEASE RESISTANCE 2-like isoform X2 encodes MHVAQDCRYKMDPVRSAVIDSCIRVTDNGRESIQRKVVFIFTLYNASNHNDQLKLGANSPEEAARWIHALQEAALMADMNKRSAADCPMRDSQSLRLNCSNKSHHLNSIDWTFCSSSVADGTTSDVVAPASWTIFGCQNGLRLFKEAKDKESHGKWDDHPAIMAVGVVDGTSEAIFQTLMSLGPSRSEWDFCHYKGSVIEHLDGHTDIVHKLLRRDWLPWSMKKRDLLLRRYWRREDDGTYVILYHSVFHQKCPCQKGYVRACLKSGGYVISPVNQRKQSVVKHMLAIDWRFWKSYLRTSSSRYITIHMLGRLAALRELFIAKLGDCSSSYFLEEKVRDKRLHQIEEVKVEIQTRPENGKNMADMEDEEVPKAPSEHSSLIGLNDASDEFFDVSEPLDYDESENGWPDDIGPEMHSQDTRHARLSSAAGFVKKLHDLAVHKRGYVDLHEMAKEDTLLRHYGSTLPKDPTFNFPCSWAQTDPSTFLIRGETYLEDSKKIKAKGTLMQMVAADWLKSDKREDDLGGRPGGIVQKYAAKGGPEFFFIVNIQVPGSTTYNIVLYYMMDTPLENAPLLESFVKGDDAYRNSRFKLIPYISKGPWIVKQSVGKKACLVGQALEINYFWGKNYLELDIDVGSSTVARGVVSLVVGYLSNLVIEMAFLVQANTPEELPEYLFGTCRLNHLDVSKAVQVKP; translated from the exons ATGCATGTAGCCCAGGATTGCCGGTATAAAAtg GATCCTGTTAGAAGTGCTGTTATTGATTCCTGCATTAGGGTGACGGACAATGGCAGAGAGAGCATTCAAAGAAAA GTTGTCTTCATATTTACTCTATACAACGCCTCAAATCATAATGATCAGTTGAAG TTAGGAGCAAATAGTCCTGAGGAAGCAGCAAGATGGATTCACGCCCTGCAGGAAGCAGCTTTAATG GCCGACATGAACAAAAGAAGTGCAGCTGATTGTCCAATGCGCGACTCACAGTCTTTGAg GTTAAATTGTTCCAACAAATCTCATCATCTGAATTCCATTGATTGGACTTTCTGTTCATCCTCAGTGGCAGATGGTACAACATCTGATGTTGTTGCACCCGCATCCTGGACAATATTTGGTTGTCAGAATG GTCTTCGTCTATTTAAGGAAGCTAAGGATAAGGAATCTCATGGGAAG TGGGATGATCACCCTGCAATAATGGCTGTTGGTGTAGTTGATGGAACTTCAGAGGCCATTTTTCAAACACTCATGTCACTTGGTCCTTCAAGATCAGA ATGGGATTTCTGTCACTATAAGGGTAGTGTCATCGAACACCTAGATGGTCACACAGATATTGTTCATAAGCTTCTACGTCGGGATTGGCTACCTTG GAGTATGAAAAAAAGAGATCTTCTTTTGCGACGCTATTGGAGAAGGGAGGATGACGGAACATATG TTATTCTATACCATTCTGTGTTTCATCAGAAGTGTCCATGTCAGAAGGGCTATGTCCGCGCCTGCCTTAAAA GTGGAGGATATGTAATATCACCTGTGAATCAAAGGAAGCAGTCAGTAGTCAAGCATATGCTTGCTATTGATTGGAGATTCTGGAAGTCTTACTTACGAACATCTTCATCCAGATATATAACAATCCACATGTTAGGGAGACTAGCTG CTTTGAGGGAGCTTTTTATAGCAAAATTAGGAGATTGCTCTTCCTCGTATTTTCTGGAGGAGAAGGTGAGAGACAAAAGACTGCATCAAATTGAAGAAGTTAAGGTTGAAATACAAACCAGACCGGAAAATGGGAAGAATATGGCAGATATGGAAGATGAAGAAGTCCCTAAAGCACCTTCTGAACATTCAAGCTTGATAGGGTTAAATGATGCATCagatgagttttttgatgtctctGAACCACTTGATTATGACGAATCGGAAAATGGCTGGCCTGATGATATTGGCCCAGAGATGCACTCTCAG GACACACGGCATGCCAGATTATCATCTGCTGCTGGTTTTGTGAAAAAGTTGCATGATCTTGCTG TTCATAAGCGGGGTTATGTAGATCTTCATGAAATGGCAAAGGAAGATACATTGTTGCGCCACTATGGGTCCACTCTTCCAAAGGATCCAACTTTTAATTTTCCTTGCAGTTGGGCCCAAACTGATCCATCAACTTTTCTTATTCGGGGAGAGACTTATCTAGAAGATAGTAAGAAG ATTAAGGCAAAAGGCACGTTGATGCAAATGGTTGCTGCAGATTGGCTGAAGTCTGACAAGcgagaagatgatcttggtggtCGCCCTGGGGGCATTGTTCAG AAATACGCAGCTAAGGGTGGTCCAGAATTTTTCTTCATTGTGAACATACAG GTACCAGGGTCAACAACATACAATATTGTTCTCTACTATATGATGGACACTCCTTTAGAAAATGCGCCCTTGCTGGAGAGTTTTGTCAAAGGGGATGATGCTTACAGAAATTCGAGGTTCAAGCTCATACCATACATATCCAAG GGACCATGGATAGTCAAGCAGAGTGTTGGAAAGAAAGCATGCCTTGTAGGTCAGGCgcttgaaattaattatttttggggAAAGAACTACTTGGAG CTTGATATCGATGTTGGTTCTTCTACTGTGGCAAGGGGCGTTGTAAGCCTTGTTGTTGGATATCTAAGCAATCTTGTCATTGAAATGGCGTTTCTTGTCCAG GCCAACACCCcagaggagcttcctgaataCCTGTTTGGGACCTGTCGTCTTAACCATCTGGACGTCTCTAAAGCTGTTCAAGTGAAACCATGA
- the LOC107875594 gene encoding protein ENHANCED DISEASE RESISTANCE 2-like isoform X1 has translation MGKDSCRMEGWLYLIRSNRFGLQYSRKRYFVLHDLLLKNYKSNPVSNNQDPVRSAVIDSCIRVTDNGRESIQRKVVFIFTLYNASNHNDQLKLGANSPEEAARWIHALQEAALMADMNKRSAADCPMRDSQSLRLNCSNKSHHLNSIDWTFCSSSVADGTTSDVVAPASWTIFGCQNGLRLFKEAKDKESHGKWDDHPAIMAVGVVDGTSEAIFQTLMSLGPSRSEWDFCHYKGSVIEHLDGHTDIVHKLLRRDWLPWSMKKRDLLLRRYWRREDDGTYVILYHSVFHQKCPCQKGYVRACLKSGGYVISPVNQRKQSVVKHMLAIDWRFWKSYLRTSSSRYITIHMLGRLAALRELFIAKLGDCSSSYFLEEKVRDKRLHQIEEVKVEIQTRPENGKNMADMEDEEVPKAPSEHSSLIGLNDASDEFFDVSEPLDYDESENGWPDDIGPEMHSQDTRHARLSSAAGFVKKLHDLAVHKRGYVDLHEMAKEDTLLRHYGSTLPKDPTFNFPCSWAQTDPSTFLIRGETYLEDSKKIKAKGTLMQMVAADWLKSDKREDDLGGRPGGIVQKYAAKGGPEFFFIVNIQVPGSTTYNIVLYYMMDTPLENAPLLESFVKGDDAYRNSRFKLIPYISKGPWIVKQSVGKKACLVGQALEINYFWGKNYLELDIDVGSSTVARGVVSLVVGYLSNLVIEMAFLVQANTPEELPEYLFGTCRLNHLDVSKAVQVKP, from the exons atgggGAAGGATTCTTGTAGAATGGAAGGGTGGTTATATCTCATTCGGTCTAATCGGTTTGGGCTTCAGTATTCAAGGAAACGTTACTTTGTTCTTCATGATCTTCTTCTCAAGAACTATAAATCTAACCCTGTTTCCAATAATCAg GATCCTGTTAGAAGTGCTGTTATTGATTCCTGCATTAGGGTGACGGACAATGGCAGAGAGAGCATTCAAAGAAAA GTTGTCTTCATATTTACTCTATACAACGCCTCAAATCATAATGATCAGTTGAAG TTAGGAGCAAATAGTCCTGAGGAAGCAGCAAGATGGATTCACGCCCTGCAGGAAGCAGCTTTAATG GCCGACATGAACAAAAGAAGTGCAGCTGATTGTCCAATGCGCGACTCACAGTCTTTGAg GTTAAATTGTTCCAACAAATCTCATCATCTGAATTCCATTGATTGGACTTTCTGTTCATCCTCAGTGGCAGATGGTACAACATCTGATGTTGTTGCACCCGCATCCTGGACAATATTTGGTTGTCAGAATG GTCTTCGTCTATTTAAGGAAGCTAAGGATAAGGAATCTCATGGGAAG TGGGATGATCACCCTGCAATAATGGCTGTTGGTGTAGTTGATGGAACTTCAGAGGCCATTTTTCAAACACTCATGTCACTTGGTCCTTCAAGATCAGA ATGGGATTTCTGTCACTATAAGGGTAGTGTCATCGAACACCTAGATGGTCACACAGATATTGTTCATAAGCTTCTACGTCGGGATTGGCTACCTTG GAGTATGAAAAAAAGAGATCTTCTTTTGCGACGCTATTGGAGAAGGGAGGATGACGGAACATATG TTATTCTATACCATTCTGTGTTTCATCAGAAGTGTCCATGTCAGAAGGGCTATGTCCGCGCCTGCCTTAAAA GTGGAGGATATGTAATATCACCTGTGAATCAAAGGAAGCAGTCAGTAGTCAAGCATATGCTTGCTATTGATTGGAGATTCTGGAAGTCTTACTTACGAACATCTTCATCCAGATATATAACAATCCACATGTTAGGGAGACTAGCTG CTTTGAGGGAGCTTTTTATAGCAAAATTAGGAGATTGCTCTTCCTCGTATTTTCTGGAGGAGAAGGTGAGAGACAAAAGACTGCATCAAATTGAAGAAGTTAAGGTTGAAATACAAACCAGACCGGAAAATGGGAAGAATATGGCAGATATGGAAGATGAAGAAGTCCCTAAAGCACCTTCTGAACATTCAAGCTTGATAGGGTTAAATGATGCATCagatgagttttttgatgtctctGAACCACTTGATTATGACGAATCGGAAAATGGCTGGCCTGATGATATTGGCCCAGAGATGCACTCTCAG GACACACGGCATGCCAGATTATCATCTGCTGCTGGTTTTGTGAAAAAGTTGCATGATCTTGCTG TTCATAAGCGGGGTTATGTAGATCTTCATGAAATGGCAAAGGAAGATACATTGTTGCGCCACTATGGGTCCACTCTTCCAAAGGATCCAACTTTTAATTTTCCTTGCAGTTGGGCCCAAACTGATCCATCAACTTTTCTTATTCGGGGAGAGACTTATCTAGAAGATAGTAAGAAG ATTAAGGCAAAAGGCACGTTGATGCAAATGGTTGCTGCAGATTGGCTGAAGTCTGACAAGcgagaagatgatcttggtggtCGCCCTGGGGGCATTGTTCAG AAATACGCAGCTAAGGGTGGTCCAGAATTTTTCTTCATTGTGAACATACAG GTACCAGGGTCAACAACATACAATATTGTTCTCTACTATATGATGGACACTCCTTTAGAAAATGCGCCCTTGCTGGAGAGTTTTGTCAAAGGGGATGATGCTTACAGAAATTCGAGGTTCAAGCTCATACCATACATATCCAAG GGACCATGGATAGTCAAGCAGAGTGTTGGAAAGAAAGCATGCCTTGTAGGTCAGGCgcttgaaattaattatttttggggAAAGAACTACTTGGAG CTTGATATCGATGTTGGTTCTTCTACTGTGGCAAGGGGCGTTGTAAGCCTTGTTGTTGGATATCTAAGCAATCTTGTCATTGAAATGGCGTTTCTTGTCCAG GCCAACACCCcagaggagcttcctgaataCCTGTTTGGGACCTGTCGTCTTAACCATCTGGACGTCTCTAAAGCTGTTCAAGTGAAACCATGA